CAAACAGTAAGACTGTGCTGCACCACGTCCAACACGTCCCCGCAATTGGTGCAGTTGTGATAATCCAAACCGTTCTGCATTTTCAATTAACATTACCGTAGCATTCGGCACATCTACCCCCACCTCAACAACTGTGGTAGATACCAAAATTTGGGTTTTGTTATCGCGGAATTTAGTAATTGCTTCGTCCTTCTCGGCTGAACTCATGCGACCATGAAGCAATCCGACTTGAAAGTCAGGAAAAACGCTCTCCTGTAGCTTTTGATACTCCTCAACAGCCGATCGCAAATCCAGCTTTTCTGATTCTTCTACCAGTGGCAAAACTACATATACTTGCCGTCCTTGGGCTATTTCTCGACGCATCAGGTCGTAAGCATGGGTGCGTTGCTGACCTGTAAGCATTGTAGTTTGAATCTTTTGCCGTCCTGGTGGTAACTCATCAATCTGGCTCACATTCATATCCCCATGTATCGTCAATGCCAATGTCCGCGGAATAGGAGTAGCTGTCATTGTTAATACATGAGGTTGTTCGCCTTTTTGCTGCAAACGCGCCCGTTGCTGCACCCCAAAGCGATGCTGTTCGTCAATAACTGCTAAACCCAGTTGGCGAAAGTTTACTGGGTCTTGAATCAAGGCATGAGTACCAACTAACAGGGGTAATTCTCCAGTTTCTAGTTGGGCATGAATTTGTCGCCGTTTGACAGTTTTTGTGGAGCCTGTCAGTAATTCTACTGGTAAATGCAGCAAGTTAAACCAACTAACCAACTTGCGATAATGCTGTTCTGCCAACACTTCAGTCGGAGCCATCAGCGCTGCTTGGTAGCCAGATTGAATTGCCGCTAAAATAGCAACCACAGCCACCACAGTTTTACCAGAACCTACATCTCCCTGTACTAACCGATTCATCGGTGTGGGTTGCTGTAAATCGTTGAGAATATCGTTGATTACTCGTTGCTGTGCGCCAGTGAGTTGAAACGGCAATATTTCGTAGAATTGTTTTATTAGCTGACCTTTGGGAGCAAGAATAGCACTAGTTTGGATTTGCCTGGCTTGATACTGTCGTTGCAATAAACTTAGTTGCAAGTAGAAAAATTCGTCAAAGACTAGGCGACGACGGGCAACTTGCAAAGAAGCGCTATCTGGAGGAAAGTGAATATTAGCGATCGCATCTTTCAATTCCATCAAACCATACTTTTCCCGCAAACCTTTGGGTAAGGGATCTTTAAGATTGGCCGCTGCTGGTAAAGCCGCTATTACCACCTGTCGTACCATATTCGCCGCCACACCCTCAGTTAAAGCATAAATTGGCACAACCCGACCAATAGTAAGAGAATCAATCGTATCTCCGGGATTTGCTAATACTTCTAATTCGGGGTTATCCAGCGTCAAGCCGTATTTACTTTCCTTCACCAACCCACAAGCCGCAATTACACTACCCACCGGGTAGCGGCGTTTTAAAGCTTCTTGCCAAGCGC
The genomic region above belongs to Calothrix sp. NIES-2098 and contains:
- a CDS encoding ATP-dependent DNA helicase RecG, which translates into the protein MTNDKPDWIRLQKALAIEAEQGFTDLMGRQYRFSEFLSLTFGKFPIGLPSSERRRWQELALQFAKYPDLVLEERQHLIAETRRYLYQLQQDDGEQQQKNGVAEAQNRNYQSKMQNLTTPIVAEVSRRLAPKIDQKLSDLPEIGIRKADNLGRLGLYTVRDLLYYYPRDHIDYARQVNIRELQAGETVTIVATVKRCNCFNSPKNQKLSILELILKDNTGQIKVSRFSAGTRFTSRAWQEALKRRYPVGSVIAACGLVKESKYGLTLDNPELEVLANPGDTIDSLTIGRVVPIYALTEGVAANMVRQVVIAALPAAANLKDPLPKGLREKYGLMELKDAIANIHFPPDSASLQVARRRLVFDEFFYLQLSLLQRQYQARQIQTSAILAPKGQLIKQFYEILPFQLTGAQQRVINDILNDLQQPTPMNRLVQGDVGSGKTVVAVVAILAAIQSGYQAALMAPTEVLAEQHYRKLVSWFNLLHLPVELLTGSTKTVKRRQIHAQLETGELPLLVGTHALIQDPVNFRQLGLAVIDEQHRFGVQQRARLQQKGEQPHVLTMTATPIPRTLALTIHGDMNVSQIDELPPGRQKIQTTMLTGQQRTHAYDLMRREIAQGRQVYVVLPLVEESEKLDLRSAVEEYQKLQESVFPDFQVGLLHGRMSSAEKDEAITKFRDNKTQILVSTTVVEVGVDVPNATVMLIENAERFGLSQLHQLRGRVGRGAAQSYCLLMSSSRSPDAQQRLRVMEQSQDGFFISEMDMRFRGPGEVLGTRQSGVPDFTLASLVEDEEVLLLARQAAEKVIEMDATLERWYLMKEELKYRYERLMGGAILT